A window from Micromonospora profundi encodes these proteins:
- a CDS encoding XdhC family protein, giving the protein MRDIADGLTDWRTRGVAFAVATVVRTWQSAPRPPGAAMAVSADGEALGSISGGCVEAAVYDLCRTAIETGTAHTATYGVSDDDAFDVGLTCGGTIQVLVQPDVALTEPDEVLAAIRDGRPVATATMENAQLVIWPDRIAGSLGAPDLDDAAARQAAGMLALGTTGTLHLGRQGEQRGDDVSVFVQSYVPPPRMIIFGAIDFAAAMARMGTFLGYHVTVCDARPVFATRSRFPAADDLVVQWPHKYLESTTIDDRTVLCVLTHDPKFDVPLLQVALLTPARYIGVMGSRRAHDDRMRRLREAGVGEGALARLCSPIGLDLGARTPEETAVAIAAEITARAWGGSGRPLSELDTPIHHAA; this is encoded by the coding sequence ATGCGGGACATCGCCGACGGGCTGACGGACTGGCGCACTCGTGGCGTCGCGTTCGCCGTCGCGACAGTCGTCCGGACATGGCAGTCGGCACCTCGGCCTCCGGGCGCGGCCATGGCGGTCTCCGCCGATGGCGAGGCGCTGGGCAGCATCTCGGGCGGCTGCGTCGAGGCCGCCGTGTACGACCTCTGCCGCACCGCCATCGAGACCGGGACGGCCCACACCGCGACCTACGGTGTCAGCGACGACGACGCGTTCGACGTCGGTCTGACCTGCGGCGGCACCATCCAGGTGCTCGTGCAGCCGGACGTCGCGTTGACCGAGCCCGACGAGGTGCTGGCAGCGATTCGCGACGGCCGTCCGGTCGCCACCGCGACGATGGAGAACGCGCAACTCGTGATCTGGCCCGATCGGATCGCGGGCAGCCTGGGCGCACCCGACCTGGACGACGCGGCGGCTCGACAGGCGGCCGGGATGCTCGCCCTCGGCACCACCGGCACGCTTCACCTTGGACGGCAGGGCGAACAGCGCGGCGACGACGTGAGCGTGTTCGTCCAGTCGTACGTGCCGCCGCCCCGGATGATCATCTTCGGGGCGATCGACTTCGCCGCCGCGATGGCCCGGATGGGCACCTTCCTCGGTTACCACGTGACGGTCTGCGACGCCCGACCCGTGTTCGCCACCCGCTCGCGTTTCCCGGCCGCCGATGACCTCGTCGTCCAGTGGCCGCACAAGTACCTGGAGTCGACGACCATCGACGACCGCACGGTGCTCTGCGTCCTGACCCACGACCCCAAGTTCGACGTGCCGCTGCTCCAGGTCGCCCTGCTCACACCTGCCCGCTACATCGGCGTGATGGGCAGCCGCCGTGCACACGACGACCGGATGCGCCGGCTGCGCGAGGCGGGTGTGGGCGAGGGCGCGTTGGCCCGGCTCTGCTCGCCGATCGGCCTGGACCTGGGTGCGCGGACGCCGGAGGAGACGGCGGTGGCGATCGCCGCCGAGATCACCGCGCGGGCCTGGGGCGGTTCAGGTCGCCCGCTCAGCGAACTCGACACCCCGATCCACCACGCCGCCTGA
- a CDS encoding XdhC family protein, with translation MTTIAERAQELTVTREPFVHATVVRAQEPTSARPGDAAVIRSDGSIEGFVGGVCAEGSVRAAALDALRDGTAVLLRVLPEESAPFPEAPGARVVVNPCHSGGAIEIFLQPRLPAPALRVVGATPISDAVATLARFLDFDVVTSEDYAGCTAVVVAGLGRGEQDAIRAALDAGVGFVALVASHKRGAAVLDELELSDAERALVHSPAGLDIGAHTPQEIALSILSEVVRAIRVDGLRPAAGAVVTRPEQSVDPVCGMTVLIGPDTPHARVDGQDVWFCCAGCLATYTAA, from the coding sequence ATGACCACCATCGCGGAGCGGGCCCAGGAGTTGACAGTCACTCGGGAGCCGTTCGTGCACGCCACAGTGGTCCGCGCGCAGGAGCCGACGTCGGCCCGGCCGGGCGACGCCGCGGTGATCCGCTCGGACGGTTCGATCGAGGGCTTCGTGGGTGGGGTGTGCGCCGAGGGTTCGGTGCGGGCGGCTGCCCTGGACGCCCTGCGCGACGGCACCGCCGTGCTGCTGCGGGTGCTGCCGGAGGAATCGGCGCCGTTTCCCGAGGCGCCGGGGGCGCGGGTGGTGGTCAACCCGTGCCACTCCGGCGGCGCGATCGAGATCTTCCTCCAGCCGAGGCTGCCCGCGCCGGCGCTGCGCGTTGTCGGTGCCACACCGATCAGTGACGCGGTGGCGACCCTCGCCCGGTTCCTCGACTTCGACGTCGTGACCTCCGAGGACTACGCCGGCTGCACGGCGGTCGTGGTGGCCGGGCTGGGCAGGGGCGAGCAGGACGCCATCCGGGCGGCCCTCGACGCGGGCGTGGGGTTCGTGGCGCTTGTCGCCAGCCACAAGCGCGGCGCGGCCGTGCTCGACGAGCTGGAGTTGAGCGACGCCGAACGCGCCCTCGTCCACTCGCCCGCCGGCCTCGACATCGGCGCGCACACGCCGCAGGAGATCGCGCTGTCCATCCTGTCCGAGGTGGTCCGTGCCATCCGGGTGGACGGCCTGCGCCCGGCCGCGGGCGCGGTCGTCACCAGGCCCGAGCAGTCCGTCGACCCGGTGTGCGGGATGACAGTTCTGATCGGGCCGGACACCCCGCACGCCCGGGTCGACGGTCAGGACGTCTGGTTCTGCTGCGCCGGCTGCCTCGCGACCTACACGGCGGCGTAA
- a CDS encoding AAA family ATPase produces MKDALTVRHRLDAVDYLVDDGMAMALFLALRLGRPLLLEGEPGVGKTAAAKALARALETPLIRLQCYEGLTAGEALYEWNYQRQLLAIRLAEAQHARLTDADLFSAEYLQERPILRALRHRGPVPPVLLIDEIDRADDEFEALLFEFLGEAGITIPELGTFTARTPPVVVLTSNRSRELHDALRRRCLYHWIEFPEPARAVEIVRRAVPGATEPLIRAAVQFVGDVRGRELEKAPGMAEAIDWVAALSVLGAADLAADDVAHTIGTIAKTPDDRAVVAAALGAYQESQP; encoded by the coding sequence ATGAAGGACGCGCTGACCGTCCGGCACCGCCTCGACGCCGTCGACTACCTGGTCGACGACGGCATGGCGATGGCCCTCTTCCTGGCGTTGCGGCTCGGTCGGCCGCTGCTGCTGGAGGGCGAGCCGGGCGTCGGCAAGACCGCCGCCGCGAAGGCGCTGGCCAGGGCGTTGGAGACGCCGCTGATCCGGTTGCAGTGCTACGAGGGGCTGACCGCCGGTGAGGCGCTCTACGAGTGGAACTACCAGCGACAACTGCTGGCGATCCGGCTCGCCGAGGCACAGCACGCCCGACTCACCGACGCGGACCTGTTCAGCGCCGAATACCTCCAGGAACGGCCGATCCTGCGGGCCTTACGCCACCGGGGGCCGGTCCCTCCGGTGCTGCTGATCGACGAGATCGACCGCGCCGACGACGAGTTCGAGGCGCTGCTGTTCGAGTTCCTCGGCGAGGCCGGCATCACCATCCCCGAACTCGGTACGTTCACCGCCCGCACGCCGCCGGTCGTGGTGCTCACCTCCAACCGGAGCCGCGAGCTGCACGACGCGCTGCGCCGCCGCTGCCTCTACCACTGGATCGAATTCCCCGAACCGGCCCGCGCCGTGGAGATCGTCCGCCGGGCGGTGCCGGGTGCCACCGAACCGCTGATCCGTGCGGCCGTCCAGTTCGTCGGCGACGTACGCGGCCGGGAGTTGGAGAAGGCGCCCGGGATGGCCGAGGCCATCGACTGGGTGGCCGCGCTGTCCGTGCTCGGTGCCGCCGACCTGGCCGCCGACGACGTCGCGCACACCATCGGCACCATCGCCAAGACCCCCGACGACCGCGCAGTGGTCGCCGCCGCGCTCGGCGCCTACCAGGAGAGCCAACCATGA
- a CDS encoding FAD binding domain-containing protein, with translation MQVPAPFEYERATSVDHAISLLERLGSTARLIAGGHSLLPMMKLRLANFDYLIDINDLHGELGYIESGPDEVRIGALTRHRELLDSQVLAAAFPIFADAERVIADPVVRNRGTLGGSLCQADPSEDLSAVCTTLDARCVIRGPGGAERVVSMEEFHVGPYETAVADGEMLVEVRLPVRPGCGSAYAKVERRAGDWAVVSAGAAVWLDGGVIADARVGLAAVGPNTTGIPEISAALRGQEPSEALYEQAGAIAARSCDPVTDQRGSADYKRHLAVELTRRTLRRAVERARS, from the coding sequence ATGCAGGTACCGGCACCGTTCGAGTACGAGCGAGCCACCAGTGTGGACCATGCGATCAGCCTGTTGGAGCGTTTGGGCAGCACAGCCCGCCTGATCGCCGGCGGGCACAGCCTGCTGCCGATGATGAAGCTTCGGCTGGCCAACTTCGACTATCTGATCGACATCAACGACCTGCACGGCGAGCTGGGCTACATCGAGTCCGGCCCGGACGAGGTGCGGATCGGCGCGCTCACCCGGCACCGGGAGTTGCTCGACTCTCAGGTGCTGGCGGCGGCGTTCCCCATCTTCGCCGACGCGGAACGGGTGATCGCCGATCCGGTGGTGCGCAACAGGGGCACGCTGGGCGGCTCGCTCTGCCAGGCCGACCCCTCCGAGGACCTCTCGGCGGTCTGCACGACGCTTGACGCGCGGTGCGTGATCCGCGGTCCGGGCGGCGCGGAGCGGGTCGTGTCGATGGAGGAGTTCCATGTCGGGCCGTACGAGACCGCCGTCGCCGACGGCGAGATGCTCGTCGAGGTACGGCTACCGGTGCGGCCGGGCTGCGGCAGCGCGTACGCCAAGGTGGAGCGCAGGGCCGGCGACTGGGCCGTGGTGTCGGCCGGCGCTGCCGTGTGGCTCGACGGCGGCGTGATCGCCGACGCCCGGGTCGGACTCGCGGCGGTCGGTCCCAACACGACGGGAATCCCGGAGATCTCCGCCGCGCTGCGCGGGCAGGAGCCCTCGGAGGCCCTCTACGAGCAGGCCGGGGCGATCGCGGCGCGCAGCTGCGACCCGGTGACCGACCAGCGCGGCAGTGCCGACTACAAGCGGCATCTGGCCGTCGAGCTGACCAGGCGGACCCTGCGCCGGGCCGTGGAACGGGCGAGGAGCTGA
- a CDS encoding vWA domain-containing protein, giving the protein MSPGLLRGVDRAAFAVAFAGRLRHAGVAAGLTEVDDFVRALDASPPGDMSTLYWTARVSLVRRHADLTAFDSVFAAVFEDAPPLPPPDRSATPAGDRDDVHVPVPTSTADDGPGGGLPWATLPPAVADAPESDSALRLPERRPSALAGLAERPFDDLNAAQVTMLGEALREAIVGWPTRRTRRHAVSAAGGRIALRATINRARRTGWEPVEVVRERAVRRPRRVVLLCDVSESMRAQATAYLHLMRAFAVVAEAEVFAFATTLTRLTVVLRHSSAAEAVAQASVAVTDRYGGTRIATNLRALLTSQRADVVRGAVVVIGSDGWDSDPPDELAAVMARLRRRAYRIVWLNPRAGAPGFAPRTAGMAAALPYCDRMLPAGTFQDLLVVARQLQSVTCTDGLKWPTLTPAPRIIA; this is encoded by the coding sequence GTGAGCCCCGGCCTGCTGCGCGGGGTCGACCGCGCGGCGTTCGCCGTAGCGTTCGCGGGCCGGCTGCGGCACGCCGGCGTTGCGGCAGGACTCACCGAGGTCGACGACTTCGTCCGGGCTCTCGATGCCAGCCCGCCCGGGGACATGTCCACGCTCTACTGGACCGCCCGGGTCAGCCTGGTCCGGCGGCACGCGGACCTGACAGCATTCGACAGCGTCTTCGCGGCGGTCTTCGAGGACGCTCCGCCGCTGCCACCACCGGACCGGTCCGCGACGCCTGCGGGAGACCGCGACGACGTCCACGTGCCGGTGCCGACGAGCACCGCCGACGACGGGCCTGGCGGTGGCCTGCCGTGGGCGACGCTGCCGCCCGCCGTCGCCGACGCGCCGGAGTCGGACAGCGCGCTGCGGCTGCCCGAGCGGCGACCCAGCGCCCTCGCCGGGCTCGCCGAGAGGCCGTTCGACGACTTGAACGCCGCACAGGTCACGATGCTCGGTGAGGCGCTGCGTGAAGCCATCGTCGGCTGGCCGACCCGGCGCACGAGACGGCACGCCGTCAGCGCGGCAGGGGGGCGCATCGCGCTACGGGCCACCATCAACAGGGCTCGCCGGACCGGGTGGGAGCCCGTCGAGGTCGTCCGCGAACGGGCGGTACGGCGACCCCGTCGGGTCGTGCTGCTCTGCGACGTCAGTGAGTCGATGCGGGCGCAGGCCACCGCGTACCTGCATCTGATGCGGGCTTTCGCGGTGGTCGCCGAGGCGGAGGTGTTCGCGTTCGCGACGACGCTGACCCGGCTCACTGTGGTGCTGCGGCACAGCTCGGCGGCCGAGGCGGTCGCGCAGGCAAGCGTGGCCGTGACCGACCGGTACGGCGGCACCCGCATCGCCACGAACCTGCGCGCCCTGCTCACCAGCCAGCGGGCGGACGTCGTTCGCGGGGCCGTTGTGGTGATCGGCTCGGACGGCTGGGACAGCGACCCGCCCGACGAACTCGCCGCCGTGATGGCCCGGCTGCGCCGCCGCGCGTACCGGATCGTCTGGTTGAATCCCCGGGCCGGCGCGCCCGGGTTCGCTCCCCGGACGGCGGGCATGGCCGCGGCGCTGCCCTACTGCGATCGGATGCTGCCGGCCGGTACGTTCCAGGATTTGCTCGTCGTCGCCCGTCAGCTCCAGAGTGTCACGTGCACCGACGGCTTGAAGTGGCCCACGCTGACACCCGCGCCGCGCATCATCGCCTGA
- a CDS encoding nucleotidyltransferase family protein: MFLTGLVLAAGASVRLGEAKQLLPYRGRTLLDATLDLARSCGFDQLLVTLGGAAGEVRDRVDLTGCQVVENPEFSSGCGSSVSTAARAVDPRADALVLLLGDQPGVRAADVRRVATAATPLAVCRYVDGLGHPFRFAREVIPELYDLHGDKAVWKLLHSGRHPVTEVPVDGPVPIDVDTRADYERLLAGEA, encoded by the coding sequence GTGTTCCTGACCGGCCTGGTGCTCGCCGCGGGGGCATCGGTGCGGCTCGGCGAGGCGAAGCAACTGCTGCCGTACCGGGGGCGGACACTGCTCGACGCCACCCTCGACCTGGCTCGCTCGTGCGGCTTCGACCAGTTGCTCGTCACCCTCGGCGGCGCGGCGGGCGAGGTGCGCGACCGGGTCGACCTCACCGGCTGCCAGGTCGTCGAGAACCCGGAGTTCAGCAGCGGTTGCGGGTCCTCGGTCAGCACCGCCGCACGGGCTGTGGACCCGCGCGCCGACGCGCTCGTGCTGCTCCTCGGCGACCAGCCCGGCGTCCGCGCCGCCGACGTCCGCCGGGTCGCCACGGCCGCCACCCCGCTTGCCGTCTGCCGGTACGTCGACGGGTTGGGCCATCCGTTCCGCTTCGCCCGCGAGGTCATTCCCGAGCTGTACGACCTGCACGGCGACAAGGCCGTGTGGAAGCTACTGCACTCCGGCCGCCACCCGGTGACCGAGGTGCCCGTCGACGGGCCGGTGCCGATCGACGTGGACACCCGCGCGGACTACGAGCGCCTGCTGGCGGGCGAGGCATGA
- a CDS encoding cupin domain-containing protein, protein MNQQRPVPDPGSPLWTAANGFVVRRDEGIPKLVNGGNESTLVKVTGDQTDGKLSLMSMDVAPGFGNIPHAHGAEDEAFYIESGKFRFINGAGTFDAGPGDFVYVPRLTRHAFKNLSDEPARLMVFYTPAGAEQFFLDFADDPDPSGNPPAEWTAERFAAMADALDAHQMILMPSGDDWA, encoded by the coding sequence ATGAATCAACAGCGTCCAGTGCCGGATCCCGGCAGTCCACTATGGACGGCGGCGAACGGCTTCGTGGTACGTCGGGACGAGGGAATCCCCAAGCTGGTCAACGGTGGCAACGAGTCGACCCTGGTCAAGGTCACCGGGGACCAAACCGATGGCAAGCTCAGCCTCATGTCGATGGACGTCGCGCCCGGCTTCGGCAACATCCCGCACGCCCACGGTGCGGAGGACGAGGCGTTCTACATCGAGTCCGGCAAATTCCGGTTCATCAACGGTGCGGGCACCTTCGACGCCGGGCCCGGTGACTTCGTCTACGTTCCGCGCCTCACCCGCCACGCGTTCAAGAACCTGAGCGACGAGCCGGCCCGGCTCATGGTCTTCTACACGCCGGCCGGAGCCGAGCAGTTCTTTCTCGACTTCGCCGACGATCCCGACCCGTCGGGCAATCCGCCTGCGGAATGGACAGCCGAGAGGTTCGCCGCGATGGCGGACGCCCTGGACGCCCACCAGATGATCCTGATGCCCAGCGGCGACGACTGGGCGTGA
- a CDS encoding (2Fe-2S)-binding protein, giving the protein MQVTMTVNDVEVTREIEARLLLVHFLRDVLGLTGTHWGCDTSNCGTCVVWLDGEPVKSCTVLAAMAGGHQVRTVEGLAKGAQLDPVQEGFMQCHGLQCGFCTPGMMMTARALLDRNPDPSETEIREAISGQICRCTGYATIVRSVRWAAVAEAQAAATVTETTESTEAGEIDNAGQPAEAVA; this is encoded by the coding sequence ATGCAGGTCACCATGACCGTCAACGACGTCGAGGTCACCCGGGAGATCGAGGCCCGGCTGCTGCTGGTGCACTTCCTGCGGGACGTGCTGGGTCTGACCGGCACGCACTGGGGCTGCGACACCAGCAACTGCGGCACCTGCGTGGTCTGGCTCGACGGCGAGCCGGTGAAGTCGTGCACCGTGCTCGCGGCGATGGCCGGCGGCCACCAGGTGCGTACCGTCGAGGGTCTCGCCAAGGGCGCCCAGCTCGACCCGGTCCAGGAAGGCTTCATGCAGTGCCACGGCCTGCAGTGCGGCTTCTGCACGCCGGGGATGATGATGACCGCACGGGCGCTGCTCGACCGCAACCCCGACCCGAGCGAGACGGAGATCCGAGAGGCCATCTCGGGTCAGATCTGCAGGTGCACGGGGTACGCCACGATCGTCCGCTCGGTCCGCTGGGCCGCCGTGGCCGAGGCGCAGGCCGCAGCCACTGTCACCGAGACCACCGAATCGACCGAGGCCGGCGAGATCGACAACGCCGGCCAGCCCGCGGAGGCCGTCGCATGA
- a CDS encoding aerobic carbon-monoxide dehydrogenase large subunit encodes MTTVHERVDTFHDNDQKPVGYGRMLRKEDPRFLRGRGRYVDDVQLPGMLHLAILRSPVAHARIVSIDTSAAEASPGVRAVVTGAALAQQNLAWMPTLSNDVQAVLATDKVRFQGQEVAFVVADDRYLARDALELIDVEYDILEPVIDARRALEPDAPLIRDDLEGKTNNHCFDWETGDEAATEAVFARADVVVSQDLVYPRVHPAPMETCGAVADYDAVEGKLRLWSTTQAPHAHRTLYAIVAGLPEHKIQVIAPDIGGGFGNKVPIYPGYVCAIVASIVTGKPVKWMEDRSENLISTGFARDYIMRGEIAATRDGRILGIRTNVLADHGAFNGTAAPVKYPAGFFGVFTGSYDIEAAYCKMTAVFTNKAPGGVAYACSFRITEAVYLVERIVDCLADELGMDPAELRLKNFIQPEQFPYTTKTGWVYDSGNYEPTMRLAMDMAGYDELRREQAEKRARGELMGIGIAFFTEAVGAGPRKNMDILGLGMADGCELRVHPTGKAVVRLSVQSQGQGHETTFAQIIAEEIGIPPADIEVLHGDTDNTPFGLGTYGSRSTPVSGAAAALVARKVRDKARIIASAMLEVSVADLEWDKGSFHVAGDPGRSVTIQDIAMRAHGAGDLPEGIEGGLEAQICYNPSNLTYPHGAYICVVDIDPGTAQVTVRRFIAVDDCGTRINPMIIEGQVHGGLTDGVGMALMEMIAFDEDGNCLGASLMDYLIPTSLEVPDWETGFTVTPSPHHPIGAKGVGESATVGSPPAIVNAVIDALKPFGVRHADMPLTPSRVWDAMRGQARPPI; translated from the coding sequence ATGACCACCGTGCACGAGCGCGTGGACACGTTCCACGACAACGACCAGAAACCCGTCGGGTACGGCCGGATGCTGCGCAAGGAGGACCCGAGGTTCCTGCGCGGGCGCGGCCGGTACGTCGACGACGTCCAACTGCCCGGCATGCTGCACCTGGCGATCCTCCGGTCGCCGGTGGCACACGCGCGCATCGTCAGCATCGACACGAGTGCCGCCGAGGCGTCGCCCGGGGTGCGCGCTGTGGTGACCGGCGCCGCGCTGGCGCAGCAGAACCTTGCCTGGATGCCCACGCTCTCCAACGACGTGCAGGCGGTCCTCGCCACCGACAAGGTGCGTTTCCAGGGTCAGGAGGTCGCGTTCGTCGTTGCCGACGACCGCTATCTGGCGCGCGACGCGCTGGAGCTGATCGACGTCGAGTACGACATCCTGGAGCCGGTGATCGACGCCCGCCGCGCGTTGGAGCCGGACGCGCCGCTGATCCGGGACGACCTGGAAGGCAAGACGAACAACCACTGCTTCGACTGGGAGACCGGCGACGAGGCGGCCACCGAGGCGGTCTTCGCCCGCGCCGACGTCGTGGTCAGCCAGGACCTCGTCTACCCCCGGGTGCACCCGGCGCCGATGGAGACGTGCGGTGCGGTCGCCGACTACGACGCCGTCGAGGGCAAGCTGCGGCTGTGGTCGACCACCCAGGCGCCGCACGCGCACCGCACCCTCTACGCCATCGTGGCTGGCCTGCCCGAACACAAGATCCAGGTGATCGCGCCGGACATCGGCGGCGGGTTCGGCAACAAGGTGCCGATCTACCCCGGGTACGTCTGCGCGATCGTCGCCTCGATCGTCACCGGCAAGCCGGTGAAGTGGATGGAGGACCGGTCGGAGAATCTCATCAGCACCGGCTTCGCCCGCGACTACATCATGCGCGGCGAGATCGCGGCGACCCGCGACGGCCGGATCCTCGGCATCCGCACCAATGTGCTTGCCGACCACGGCGCGTTCAACGGCACCGCGGCGCCCGTGAAGTACCCGGCCGGCTTCTTCGGGGTGTTCACCGGCAGCTACGACATCGAGGCCGCGTACTGCAAGATGACAGCGGTCTTCACCAACAAGGCGCCCGGCGGCGTCGCGTACGCCTGCTCGTTCCGGATCACCGAGGCCGTCTACCTTGTCGAGCGGATCGTCGACTGCCTCGCCGACGAGCTGGGCATGGACCCGGCCGAGCTGCGGTTGAAGAACTTCATCCAGCCGGAGCAGTTCCCGTACACGACGAAGACCGGCTGGGTGTACGACTCGGGCAACTACGAGCCGACGATGCGGCTGGCGATGGACATGGCCGGCTACGACGAGTTGCGCCGCGAGCAGGCGGAAAAGCGCGCCCGCGGCGAGCTGATGGGCATCGGCATCGCGTTCTTCACCGAGGCCGTCGGCGCCGGGCCGCGCAAGAACATGGACATTCTCGGACTGGGCATGGCCGACGGCTGCGAGCTGCGCGTCCACCCGACCGGAAAGGCCGTGGTACGCCTCAGCGTGCAGTCGCAGGGTCAGGGGCACGAGACGACGTTCGCGCAGATCATCGCCGAGGAGATCGGGATTCCGCCGGCCGACATCGAGGTGCTGCACGGCGACACCGACAACACCCCGTTCGGCCTCGGCACGTACGGCAGCCGCTCCACGCCCGTGTCGGGTGCGGCGGCGGCCCTGGTGGCCCGCAAGGTCCGCGACAAGGCCCGGATCATCGCCTCCGCGATGCTTGAGGTCTCGGTGGCGGACCTGGAGTGGGACAAGGGGTCGTTCCACGTCGCCGGTGACCCGGGCAGGTCCGTCACGATCCAGGACATCGCCATGCGCGCGCACGGCGCTGGTGACCTGCCCGAGGGCATCGAGGGCGGGCTGGAGGCGCAGATCTGCTACAACCCGTCGAACCTGACCTACCCGCACGGCGCGTACATCTGCGTGGTGGACATCGACCCGGGCACCGCGCAGGTGACGGTGCGACGGTTCATCGCTGTCGACGACTGCGGCACCCGGATCAACCCGATGATCATCGAGGGGCAGGTGCACGGCGGGCTCACCGACGGCGTCGGCATGGCCCTCATGGAGATGATCGCGTTCGACGAGGACGGCAACTGTCTCGGCGCATCCCTGATGGACTACCTGATCCCGACGTCGCTGGAAGTGCCCGACTGGGAGACCGGCTTCACCGTCACCCCGTCGCCCCATCACCCGATCGGCGCGAAGGGCGTGGGCGAGTCGGCAACTGTCGGTTCGCCGCCGGCGATCGTCAACGCCGTCATCGACGCCTTGAAGCCCTTCGGCGTACGCCACGCCGACATGCCGCTGACGCCGTCGCGGGTCTGGGACGCGATGCGCGGCCAGGCCCGGCCGCCGATCTGA
- a CDS encoding SRPBCC family protein translates to MKITNEFTVAVPIDRAWAVLTDLAGIAPCLPGAQLTGVDGEVYRGKVKVKVGPVISEFAGTAQFVEKDDAAYRGVIDAKGRDARSTGNASALVTARLRPDGDRTLVSVDTDLKISGKLAQFGSGMIKEVSGKLLAQFVANLEAKLAAEQTTPTAVAAPAAADEPTVSAPQTVSAPPTVAEVRGAGGDAAAVPAARSGDDPAASAPIAPEAPELSPAASATAVDTTPATAAVAPSPIDPSPIAPSPIEPTAITASPITEAPAEPSPLADPSAGEPSPADPSTDERAVMGHPTPGPAQGRPSAVDGRTAPAAEPEALDLLSLAGGSITKRLVPAVVGLVAVGAVIAWLVARR, encoded by the coding sequence ATGAAGATCACCAACGAGTTCACTGTCGCCGTTCCGATCGACAGGGCGTGGGCGGTGCTCACCGACCTGGCGGGGATCGCGCCCTGCCTGCCGGGCGCACAGTTGACAGGCGTCGACGGTGAGGTCTACCGGGGCAAGGTGAAGGTCAAGGTAGGGCCTGTCATCTCGGAGTTCGCGGGCACCGCGCAGTTCGTCGAGAAGGACGACGCCGCGTACCGCGGGGTGATCGACGCCAAGGGCCGCGACGCCCGGTCGACCGGGAACGCGTCCGCGCTTGTCACCGCCCGACTCCGGCCCGACGGCGACCGTACGCTGGTGAGCGTCGACACCGACCTGAAGATCTCGGGGAAGCTGGCCCAGTTCGGCAGCGGCATGATCAAGGAGGTGTCGGGCAAACTGCTGGCCCAGTTCGTCGCCAACCTGGAGGCGAAGCTGGCAGCCGAGCAGACGACGCCGACCGCCGTAGCGGCACCGGCAGCCGCGGACGAGCCGACCGTCTCAGCGCCGCAGACCGTCTCAGCTCCGCCGACCGTCGCTGAAGTGCGGGGCGCCGGAGGCGACGCCGCGGCCGTACCGGCGGCGCGAAGCGGGGACGATCCCGCCGCGTCCGCCCCCATCGCGCCGGAGGCACCCGAACTGTCCCCGGCCGCGTCCGCCACTGCGGTCGACACCACCCCCGCCACGGCCGCCGTCGCGCCCTCCCCGATCGACCCGTCCCCGATCGCGCCGTCGCCGATCGAGCCGACAGCGATCACCGCGTCCCCGATCACCGAGGCTCCCGCCGAGCCGTCGCCGCTCGCCGACCCGTCGGCCGGCGAGCCGTCCCCCGCCGACCCGTCGACGGACGAGCGGGCCGTCATGGGGCACCCCACCCCCGGGCCGGCACAGGGCAGGCCGTCGGCCGTCGACGGGCGCACCGCGCCGGCTGCCGAACCGGAGGCGCTCGACCTGCTCAGCCTCGCGGGCGGATCGATCACCAAGCGACTCGTACCCGCTGTCGTCGGTCTCGTCGCGGTCGGCGCGGTGATCGCCTGGCTCGTCGCGCGGCGGTGA